One genomic window of Eggerthella timonensis includes the following:
- a CDS encoding NAD(P)-binding protein, with the protein MSKLSIASRSRDDARIAAQLDAYGRRVEATPPGMCPLVVQLGMLQASGAQTCGKCVPCRDGIPQLAAMLQRVVDCDADEAVLENLRALAEMIRDTSDCAIGYEAARLVLEGLETFADEYASHLHAHSCRAGIGQTVPCETMCPAHVDVPAYIALTAEGRYADAVNMVRKDNPFPTACAFVCEHPCEARCRRTLIDAPLNIRGIKKFAVDQMPADRVAPPQRSVDTARTVAVIGGGPSGLTCAYFLALMGHRVTVFEERAQLGGMLRYGIPAYRFPRERLDEDIRGILGAGTITARCGEAIGANEMAEIADTYHAVYVAIGAQTGKTLRIDGVDAEGVMSAVDLLGAIGDGAYPDFTGKRVVVVGGGNVAMDCARTSVRAGASEVSVVYRRRQDDMTALPAEVESAIAEGVEMIVLEAPASIETDERGRCTALVTQPQMIGPVRGGRPAPVAADKPARRIEADIVLIAVGQNVVSAPFEEFGMRTTWGCFDADEHLAAEGYENVFVGGDCQTGPSTVIRAIGAGKVAARNIDEFLGYHHKLPCDIEVPPVRPNDRTPTGRVEIVERPARERKRDFDGVETGMSREEVVQECGRCLRCDHFGCGVLEGGRHQYA; encoded by the coding sequence CACGCATCGCCGCGCAGCTGGACGCGTACGGGCGGCGCGTGGAGGCCACCCCGCCGGGCATGTGCCCGCTGGTCGTGCAGCTGGGGATGCTGCAGGCGAGCGGCGCGCAGACCTGCGGCAAGTGCGTTCCGTGCCGCGACGGCATCCCGCAGCTGGCCGCCATGCTGCAGCGCGTGGTGGACTGCGACGCCGACGAGGCCGTGCTGGAGAACCTGCGCGCGCTCGCCGAGATGATCCGCGACACGTCCGATTGCGCCATCGGCTACGAGGCTGCGCGCCTCGTGCTCGAGGGCCTCGAGACGTTCGCCGACGAGTACGCCAGCCATCTGCACGCCCATTCCTGTCGGGCGGGCATCGGCCAGACGGTGCCGTGCGAGACGATGTGCCCGGCGCACGTGGACGTCCCCGCCTATATCGCGCTGACCGCGGAAGGGCGCTACGCCGATGCGGTGAACATGGTGCGCAAGGACAACCCGTTCCCCACGGCCTGCGCGTTCGTGTGCGAGCACCCCTGCGAGGCGCGGTGCCGGCGCACGCTCATCGACGCACCGCTCAACATCCGCGGCATCAAGAAGTTCGCCGTCGACCAGATGCCGGCCGACCGGGTGGCGCCGCCGCAGCGCAGCGTCGACACCGCGCGCACCGTGGCCGTCATCGGCGGCGGCCCGAGCGGGCTCACCTGCGCGTACTTCCTCGCGCTCATGGGGCACCGCGTGACGGTGTTCGAGGAGCGCGCGCAGCTGGGCGGCATGCTGCGCTACGGCATCCCCGCCTACCGCTTCCCGCGCGAGCGCCTCGACGAGGACATCCGCGGCATCCTCGGCGCCGGCACCATCACGGCGCGCTGCGGCGAGGCGATCGGCGCGAACGAGATGGCCGAGATCGCCGACACCTACCATGCCGTGTACGTGGCCATCGGAGCCCAGACGGGCAAGACGTTGCGCATTGACGGCGTGGATGCCGAGGGCGTCATGTCGGCCGTCGACCTGCTCGGCGCCATCGGCGACGGCGCCTACCCCGACTTCACGGGCAAGCGCGTGGTCGTGGTGGGCGGCGGCAACGTGGCCATGGACTGCGCGCGCACGTCGGTGCGCGCGGGCGCGTCCGAGGTGTCGGTGGTGTACCGAAGGCGCCAGGACGACATGACCGCGCTGCCGGCCGAGGTGGAAAGCGCCATCGCCGAGGGCGTGGAGATGATCGTGCTCGAAGCGCCGGCGTCCATCGAGACGGACGAGCGGGGGCGCTGCACGGCGCTCGTCACGCAGCCCCAGATGATCGGCCCGGTGCGCGGCGGCCGGCCGGCACCGGTGGCGGCCGACAAGCCGGCGCGCCGCATCGAGGCCGACATCGTCCTCATCGCCGTGGGCCAGAACGTGGTGTCGGCTCCGTTCGAGGAGTTCGGCATGCGGACCACTTGGGGCTGCTTCGACGCCGACGAGCATCTCGCGGCCGAAGGCTACGAGAACGTGTTCGTGGGCGGCGACTGCCAGACCGGTCCCTCCACGGTCATCCGCGCCATCGGGGCGGGGAAGGTGGCCGCGCGCAACATCGACGAGTTCCTGGGCTACCACCATAAGCTGCCCTGCGACATCGAAGTGCCGCCCGTCCGTCCGAACGATCGCACGCCCACGGGGCGCGTGGAGATCGTCGAGCGGCCTGCGCGCGAGCGCAAGCGCGACTTCGACGGGGTGGAGACGGGCATGAGCCGCGAGGAAGTCGTGCAGGAATGCGGACGTTGTCTGCGCTGCGACCATTTCGGGTGCGGCGTGTTGGAAGGAGGCAGGCACCAGTATGCCTAG